The following proteins are encoded in a genomic region of Saccharopolyspora antimicrobica:
- a CDS encoding aromatic ring-hydroxylating oxygenase subunit alpha has product MSSVEVHSQQQPEPASSLIPTLPGSHYTDEAVFELEKSRIFQRHWFAAARCSDMPTPGSFRNVDVGGESVLIVRGRDGALRAFLNVCRHRGARLCVEESGTVRRSLQCPYHAWTYGLDGKLVAAPNLNSMNDVNRDEYGLIGVALREWLGTAWVCLADEPPSFEDTVQSAVTARLGDAGTIDGWGIDDLVVGRRITYDVKANWKLIVENFMECYHCATIHPELTEVLPEFADGYAAQYFVGHGAQFGEEITGFTVDGQGGFDTLSGVDEDHDRRYYAITINPQVFINLVPDHVIFHRMYPLAVDRTIVECDWLYTQEVVDSGVDLSRSVELFHRVNQQDFDACERCQPAMSSRAYADGGVLVPSEHHIGEFRDWVTSAISG; this is encoded by the coding sequence GTGAGTTCCGTCGAAGTTCACAGCCAGCAGCAGCCGGAACCCGCCTCCAGCCTGATCCCGACCTTGCCGGGGTCGCACTACACCGATGAAGCGGTCTTCGAGCTCGAGAAGTCCCGGATCTTCCAGCGTCACTGGTTCGCCGCGGCCCGCTGCAGCGACATGCCCACCCCGGGCAGCTTCCGCAACGTCGACGTCGGCGGCGAGAGCGTGCTGATCGTGCGGGGCCGCGACGGCGCGCTGCGCGCCTTCCTCAACGTCTGCCGGCACCGCGGCGCGCGGCTGTGCGTCGAGGAGTCCGGAACGGTCCGGCGCTCCCTGCAGTGCCCGTACCACGCGTGGACCTACGGCCTCGACGGCAAGCTCGTCGCGGCTCCGAACCTGAACTCCATGAACGACGTGAACCGCGACGAGTACGGGCTGATCGGCGTCGCCCTGCGCGAATGGCTCGGCACCGCCTGGGTGTGCCTGGCCGACGAGCCACCGTCCTTCGAGGACACCGTGCAGAGCGCGGTCACCGCCAGGCTGGGCGATGCTGGCACGATCGACGGCTGGGGGATCGACGACCTGGTGGTCGGCCGCCGGATCACCTACGACGTGAAGGCGAACTGGAAGCTCATCGTCGAGAACTTCATGGAGTGCTACCACTGCGCGACGATCCACCCGGAGCTGACCGAGGTGCTGCCGGAGTTCGCCGACGGGTACGCGGCGCAGTACTTCGTGGGGCACGGGGCGCAGTTCGGCGAGGAGATCACCGGGTTCACGGTGGACGGTCAGGGCGGGTTCGACACCCTCTCCGGCGTCGACGAGGACCACGACCGGCGCTACTACGCGATCACGATCAACCCGCAGGTGTTCATCAACCTCGTGCCGGACCACGTGATCTTCCACCGGATGTACCCGCTGGCGGTGGACCGGACGATCGTGGAGTGCGACTGGCTCTACACGCAGGAGGTAGTCGACAGCGGGGTCGACCTCTCCCGCTCGGTGGAGCTGTTCCACCGGGTCAACCAGCAGGACTTCGACGCCTGCGAGCGCTGCCAGCCGGCGATGTCGTCGAGGGCCTACGCCGACGGCGGTGTGCTGGTCCCGAGCGAGCACCACATCGGTGAGTTCAGGGACTGGGTGACCTCGGCGATCTCGGGCTGA
- a CDS encoding NAD(P)/FAD-dependent oxidoreductase, with protein sequence MRTIAVVGASLAGLTATRALRDQGFEGRIVVIGEEARAPYDRPPLSKEFLAGKFSEADLELSTPEDDALEAEWRLGRTATGLDTGDRAVVLDDGERIAADGVVVATGARARSLRGELPDGVHTLRTFDDAVALREELVPGARLVIIGAGFIGSEIASTAVGLGVEVDVVEAARVPLLKPLGAEMGEVCAGLHATEGVRLHTGAMLAELVGGERVTAVRLSDGRELPADVVVVGIGAEPCVEWLHGSGVDLDDGVVTDAQGATNVPGVFAVGDCANSHRNYLGSSRRLEHWTNAVQQPVAAASALLGRSYEPPAHHEVPYFWSDQYGHKIQFAGHRTEGSRIEVLEGSLEALDFLALYRGQDGNPEAVLAIDRARPFGRWRRQLAGSMPALR encoded by the coding sequence ATGCGGACGATCGCTGTTGTCGGGGCTTCCCTGGCCGGGCTCACCGCCACCCGCGCTCTGCGAGATCAGGGCTTCGAAGGGCGGATCGTCGTGATCGGCGAGGAGGCCCGCGCGCCCTACGACCGCCCGCCGCTGTCCAAGGAGTTCCTGGCCGGGAAGTTCTCGGAAGCCGACCTGGAGCTGTCCACGCCCGAGGACGACGCGCTGGAGGCGGAGTGGCGGCTCGGGCGCACCGCGACCGGACTCGACACCGGTGATCGAGCGGTGGTCCTCGACGACGGCGAGCGGATCGCGGCCGACGGCGTGGTGGTCGCGACGGGTGCCCGGGCGAGGAGCCTCCGCGGCGAGCTGCCGGACGGCGTGCACACGCTCCGCACGTTCGACGACGCGGTGGCGTTGCGCGAGGAGCTGGTCCCGGGCGCGCGCCTGGTGATCATCGGGGCGGGGTTCATCGGTTCCGAAATCGCCTCGACCGCAGTGGGTTTGGGTGTCGAGGTCGACGTCGTCGAAGCCGCGCGCGTGCCGTTGCTGAAGCCGCTCGGCGCCGAGATGGGCGAGGTCTGCGCAGGTCTGCACGCCACCGAGGGCGTGCGGCTGCACACCGGCGCGATGCTCGCCGAGCTCGTCGGTGGCGAGCGGGTGACGGCCGTCCGCCTGTCCGACGGGCGCGAGCTCCCCGCCGACGTGGTGGTGGTCGGCATCGGAGCCGAGCCGTGCGTGGAGTGGCTGCACGGGTCGGGTGTCGATCTCGACGACGGTGTCGTCACCGACGCGCAAGGTGCCACCAACGTGCCCGGCGTCTTCGCGGTCGGCGACTGCGCCAACTCCCATCGCAACTACCTCGGCTCTTCGCGGCGCTTGGAGCACTGGACCAACGCCGTGCAGCAGCCGGTCGCCGCGGCGTCCGCGCTCCTCGGCCGGAGCTACGAGCCGCCGGCGCACCACGAGGTGCCGTACTTCTGGTCGGACCAGTACGGCCACAAGATTCAGTTCGCCGGTCACCGCACCGAGGGCTCCCGGATCGAAGTGCTCGAGGGCAGCCTCGAAGCGCTCGACTTCCTCGCGCTCTACCGGGGCCAGGACGGAAACCCGGAAGCCGTTCTCGCGATCGACCGCGCTCGCCCGTTCGGGCGGTGGCGCCGCCAGCTGGCCGGATCCATGCCGGCGTTGCGCTGA
- a CDS encoding bifunctional 3-phenylpropionate/cinnamic acid dioxygenase ferredoxin subunit has translation MILVGAVSDIPVGESVRVQGSVAIAVFNADGTFYAIDDTCTHQDASLSDGWLEDCAVECPLHAACFDLRTGKPSGPPARKPVRTHEVVITDGQVYVLETVEVGAEVAGALAEEVR, from the coding sequence ATGATCTTAGTTGGCGCGGTGTCCGACATTCCGGTCGGAGAGTCTGTACGTGTGCAGGGCAGCGTGGCAATCGCGGTGTTCAACGCGGATGGCACCTTCTACGCGATCGATGACACGTGCACCCATCAGGATGCTTCGCTGTCGGACGGCTGGCTCGAGGACTGCGCGGTCGAGTGCCCGTTGCACGCCGCTTGTTTCGACCTGCGCACCGGGAAGCCGAGCGGGCCGCCCGCGCGCAAGCCGGTGCGGACGCACGAGGTGGTCATCACCGACGGGCAGGTCTACGTGCTCGAGACGGTGGAAGTCGGGGCGGAAGTCGCCGGAGCGCTCGCGGAAGAGGTCCGATGA
- a CDS encoding IclR family transcriptional regulator: MHNNGKDAAAAEPRTPTQAVDRALSMLVLLAQRGPAGVTELARELGVHKSTASRLMTALEKFRFVEQTGSRGKFQLGFGIVRLAGATAAQLDIARESRPICVRLAAELHGTVSLSVLESGGATTVVQEPSTERNWIGLRMPLHATASGKVLLASFGFAELEEVLRTPLQRFTPRTVTSRGTLMADLNRVRDRGWAAASGEFEHDLHSVAVPVRGPGGRLAGVLTASADGAHLRTADFPDVARVLTRAAEEIQDRLRRLAGP, encoded by the coding sequence ATGCACAACAACGGCAAGGACGCAGCCGCCGCCGAGCCCCGGACACCCACCCAAGCCGTGGACCGGGCCCTGTCGATGCTCGTGCTCCTGGCCCAGCGCGGGCCGGCCGGCGTCACCGAGCTGGCCCGCGAGCTGGGGGTGCACAAGTCCACCGCGTCCCGGCTGATGACCGCGCTGGAGAAGTTCCGGTTCGTCGAGCAGACGGGCTCTCGCGGGAAGTTCCAGCTCGGGTTCGGCATCGTCCGGCTCGCCGGGGCGACCGCCGCCCAGCTGGACATCGCGCGGGAGAGCCGGCCGATCTGCGTCCGGCTGGCGGCGGAGCTGCACGGGACGGTGAGCCTGAGCGTCCTCGAGAGCGGCGGCGCGACGACGGTGGTGCAGGAGCCGAGCACCGAGCGGAACTGGATCGGCCTCCGCATGCCGCTGCACGCGACCGCGAGCGGGAAGGTGCTGCTGGCGAGCTTCGGGTTCGCGGAGCTCGAAGAGGTCCTGCGGACGCCGCTGCAGCGGTTCACCCCGAGAACCGTCACCTCGCGCGGCACCCTGATGGCGGATCTGAACCGGGTTCGCGACCGCGGGTGGGCCGCGGCGAGCGGTGAGTTCGAGCACGACCTGCACTCGGTCGCGGTTCCGGTGCGCGGCCCGGGCGGACGCCTGGCCGGCGTGCTGACCGCGTCGGCCGACGGCGCGCATCTCCGGACGGCCGATTTCCCCGACGTGGCAAGGGTTCTCACCCGGGCGGCCGAGGAGATCCAGGACCGGCTGCGCCGCCTGGCCGGCCCGTAG
- a CDS encoding MFS transporter produces MNGPPVPRGVGGELAIEDAQTIRRATTAATLGNIASWYDFGIYSYLAAVALDRVFFPDAGEWAAVLTLGTFAAAFVVRPLGGVVFGPLGDRIGRTRVLAATILLMSIATALLGLVPDYGAIGIAAPLIVLFIRMLQGFAAGGEYTGALTLIAEYAPDRRRGFFGSWLEFGTLIGYALGAGVSAVLVSVLPEEHLLAWGWRVPFMLALPLGVIGIYLRLRLEETPAFRQLMERSPAMATMALRRVFQILLTRCRSAALVAGGLIVAWNTTNYVLTNYVPTYLTRTLPGHGQSGTSDALSTALQVLVMLAMLCVIVFTGQLSDRIGRKPVLLTGSVTLILLGLPAVWLLRAGLPGQLIGLMIMGFALLCFAAVTPSTLPALFPTFVRYGSLAIIFNVFVSAFAGTAPTVIGIAVTTTGNLDWPGYYLIGAGAIGLLSTLYLKEPAGRALKGAAPLTSSADLPAPPLSADGVPMENPLPPQRE; encoded by the coding sequence GTGAACGGGCCGCCCGTGCCTCGCGGCGTGGGCGGCGAGCTGGCCATCGAGGACGCGCAGACGATCCGCCGGGCGACGACGGCGGCGACCTTGGGCAACATCGCCTCGTGGTACGACTTCGGGATCTACTCCTACCTCGCCGCGGTCGCCCTGGACCGGGTGTTCTTCCCCGATGCCGGCGAGTGGGCGGCGGTGCTCACCCTGGGCACGTTCGCCGCGGCGTTCGTGGTGCGCCCGCTCGGCGGGGTCGTCTTCGGGCCGCTGGGCGACCGGATCGGCCGCACCAGGGTCCTCGCCGCCACCATCCTGCTGATGTCGATCGCGACCGCCCTGCTCGGGCTCGTCCCCGACTACGGCGCGATCGGCATCGCGGCTCCGCTGATCGTGCTGTTCATCCGCATGCTGCAGGGCTTCGCCGCGGGCGGCGAGTACACCGGCGCGCTGACGCTCATCGCCGAGTACGCGCCCGACCGGCGGCGCGGTTTCTTCGGCAGCTGGCTGGAATTCGGCACGCTGATCGGCTACGCGCTGGGCGCCGGTGTGTCCGCGGTCCTGGTGTCGGTGCTGCCCGAGGAGCACCTGCTGGCCTGGGGGTGGCGAGTGCCCTTCATGCTCGCCCTGCCCCTCGGCGTCATCGGGATCTACCTCCGGTTGCGGCTGGAGGAGACCCCCGCGTTCCGGCAGCTGATGGAGCGCTCTCCGGCGATGGCGACCATGGCGCTGCGGCGCGTGTTCCAGATCCTGCTGACCCGGTGCCGGTCGGCGGCGCTGGTCGCCGGTGGCCTGATCGTCGCCTGGAACACCACCAACTACGTCCTGACCAACTACGTGCCCACCTACCTGACGCGGACCCTGCCGGGCCACGGCCAGAGCGGGACCAGCGACGCGCTGTCGACGGCGCTGCAGGTGCTGGTCATGCTCGCGATGCTCTGCGTCATCGTCTTCACCGGACAGCTCAGCGACCGCATCGGCCGCAAGCCGGTCCTGCTCACCGGCAGCGTCACGCTGATCCTGCTCGGCCTGCCCGCCGTGTGGCTGCTGCGCGCCGGGCTCCCCGGCCAGCTGATCGGCCTGATGATCATGGGGTTCGCGCTGCTCTGCTTCGCCGCGGTGACCCCGTCGACGCTGCCCGCGCTCTTCCCCACCTTCGTCCGGTACGGCAGCCTCGCCATCATCTTCAACGTGTTCGTGTCGGCGTTCGCGGGCACCGCGCCCACGGTCATCGGCATAGCGGTGACCACGACCGGAAACCTCGACTGGCCCGGCTACTACCTCATCGGAGCAGGAGCGATCGGGCTCCTGAGCACCCTGTACCTCAAGGAACCGGCCGGCCGGGCGCTGAAGGGCGCCGCGCCGCTCACCTCGAGCGCCGACCTGCCCGCACCGCCGCTGTCCGCGGACGGCGTTCCGATGGAGAATCCGCTGCCGCCGCAACGGGAATGA
- a CDS encoding SAM-dependent methyltransferase produces MTDRPDHEEPVPGTAGARVDTSVPNVARMYDYYLGGAANFAVDREAAERALAVTPEIGRFARMNREFLGRVVRYLCERGIDQFLDLGSGVPTVGNVHEIAHQHNPRARIAYVDHESVAVAHARALLADEPDVSVTQADIRNPAEVLAAPGVAGLLDFSRPVAVLAVAILHFLPDADEPARILRTYCDACPAGSFTALSHAATITMTESESHRGQSIYRSTKTPLVLRDREQIAALLDGCRLVEPGLTPINHWPSPTGESPANGYGAVAELR; encoded by the coding sequence ATGACGGACCGACCCGACCACGAGGAACCGGTGCCCGGCACCGCCGGAGCGCGGGTGGACACCTCGGTGCCGAACGTGGCGCGGATGTACGACTACTACCTCGGCGGAGCGGCGAACTTCGCCGTCGATCGCGAGGCCGCCGAGCGGGCGCTCGCGGTCACCCCGGAGATCGGCCGGTTCGCGCGGATGAACCGGGAGTTCCTCGGCCGGGTGGTGCGATACCTCTGCGAGCGGGGCATCGACCAGTTCCTCGACCTGGGATCGGGAGTTCCCACGGTCGGCAACGTCCACGAGATCGCCCACCAGCACAACCCGCGCGCCAGGATCGCCTACGTGGACCACGAATCCGTCGCGGTCGCGCACGCCCGCGCGCTGCTGGCCGACGAACCCGACGTCAGCGTCACCCAGGCGGACATCCGCAACCCGGCGGAGGTCCTGGCCGCTCCGGGTGTGGCCGGGCTGCTCGACTTCTCCCGGCCGGTGGCGGTGCTGGCCGTGGCGATCCTGCACTTCTTGCCCGACGCGGACGAGCCCGCCCGGATCCTGCGCACCTACTGCGATGCCTGCCCAGCCGGCAGCTTCACGGCGCTGTCGCACGCGGCGACGATCACGATGACCGAAAGCGAGTCCCACCGCGGGCAGAGCATCTACCGCAGCACGAAGACACCGCTGGTGCTGCGCGATCGCGAGCAGATCGCCGCGCTCCTCGACGGCTGCCGACTGGTCGAACCCGGGCTCACCCCGATCAACCACTGGCCGTCGCCGACCGGGGAGAGCCCGGCCAACGGCTACGGAGCCGTCGCCGAACTGCGCTGA
- a CDS encoding ABC transporter permease, with protein sequence MNAGAPVLVRLALRRERGIAPWWILLLVVLALVLVSYITRAMPTPERMAEYAELINRNSFFRALGGGFVVPDLGYLAAWRSGGFLYAFSALAAVLAVVRHTRADEDAGRIELLRAGTVGRCAPLTAALLVAGGVSLAGGGATAIALIGIGMEPAGSLAYGAAVSAAGWLFGAIGAVFAQLTRTARTARALGLYVLGAAYVLRYAGDASGLLWMKWASPLGWIHAVEPYWNDRWWMLAIPLSVSAVLVVTAYRLADRRDLGAGMLPERRGPAAAPGLRGPISLAWRFQRDLLLKWGIAIAVAAAGAGGVSTMLNQWTQAPGVTTDNLLRAFGGSPGAGLVDFGLWAMILIFAHVIALYPVLVVQRMRAEERSGRAELVQSTTLTRTRWAAGHLVVLGINTAVLLAVAGGVFGTLFAVLVGDPASDIPRVLAATLGTLPAVWLVGAICMLAYGAVPRASTALAWAVWTAVAVLGRAAGPLYGNWGGSPLEPFHHIPNTLAGAPFDPAPALVMAVLSALLIGTGLVALRRRDFG encoded by the coding sequence GTGAACGCCGGAGCACCGGTACTGGTCCGGCTCGCGCTGCGGCGCGAGCGCGGCATCGCGCCGTGGTGGATCCTGCTGCTCGTCGTGCTGGCCCTGGTGCTGGTCTCCTACATCACCCGGGCCATGCCGACCCCGGAGCGGATGGCCGAGTACGCCGAGCTGATCAACCGGAACAGCTTCTTCCGCGCGCTGGGCGGCGGATTCGTCGTCCCCGACCTCGGCTACCTCGCGGCCTGGCGCAGCGGCGGCTTCCTCTACGCGTTCAGCGCGCTCGCCGCCGTGCTCGCCGTCGTCCGGCACACGCGCGCCGACGAAGACGCCGGGCGCATCGAACTGCTGCGCGCGGGCACGGTCGGCCGTTGCGCGCCGCTGACCGCTGCGCTGCTCGTGGCGGGCGGTGTCAGCCTCGCCGGTGGTGGCGCGACGGCGATCGCGCTGATCGGGATCGGCATGGAGCCGGCCGGATCGCTGGCCTACGGCGCGGCCGTCAGCGCGGCCGGATGGCTCTTCGGCGCGATCGGAGCGGTGTTCGCCCAGCTCACCCGCACGGCGCGTACCGCGCGAGCGCTGGGCCTGTACGTGCTCGGAGCGGCATATGTGCTGCGCTACGCCGGTGACGCGTCCGGACTGCTCTGGATGAAGTGGGCTTCTCCGCTCGGCTGGATCCACGCGGTGGAGCCGTACTGGAACGATCGCTGGTGGATGCTCGCGATCCCGCTCTCGGTGAGCGCGGTGCTGGTCGTCACCGCCTACCGCCTGGCCGACCGCCGCGACCTCGGCGCCGGGATGTTGCCGGAGCGCCGCGGCCCGGCCGCCGCACCAGGCCTGCGCGGCCCGATCAGCCTGGCGTGGCGGTTCCAGCGCGACCTGCTGCTCAAGTGGGGCATCGCGATCGCCGTCGCGGCTGCCGGTGCGGGCGGGGTCAGCACGATGCTGAACCAGTGGACGCAGGCTCCCGGCGTCACGACGGACAACCTGCTGCGGGCCTTCGGCGGCAGTCCCGGCGCGGGCCTCGTCGATTTCGGCCTCTGGGCGATGATCCTGATCTTCGCCCACGTCATCGCGCTGTACCCGGTGCTGGTGGTGCAGCGGATGCGCGCCGAGGAGCGCTCCGGACGCGCTGAGCTGGTGCAGTCCACGACGCTGACCCGAACCCGTTGGGCCGCAGGGCATCTGGTCGTCCTGGGCATCAACACGGCAGTCCTGCTCGCGGTCGCGGGCGGCGTGTTCGGCACGCTCTTCGCGGTCCTCGTCGGTGATCCCGCCTCCGACATCCCGCGCGTCCTGGCGGCAACGCTGGGAACTCTCCCCGCGGTCTGGCTGGTGGGAGCGATCTGCATGCTGGCCTACGGAGCGGTCCCGCGCGCCTCCACTGCCCTCGCCTGGGCCGTGTGGACGGCAGTGGCGGTGCTGGGCCGAGCCGCGGGGCCGCTGTACGGGAACTGGGGCGGCAGCCCGCTCGAACCCTTCCACCACATCCCGAACACGCTCGCCGGAGCGCCCTTCGACCCGGCCCCGGCCCTGGTCATGGCCGTCTTGTCGGCGCTGCTGATCGGCACCGGTCTGGTCGCCCTGCGCCGCCGCGACTTCGGTTGA
- a CDS encoding ABC transporter ATP-binding protein, with product MTAPIEIRGLVKAFGRTTALDGLDLTVTAGEVHGFLGPNGAGKSTTLRILLGLLRADAGTARLFGGDPWRDATELHSRLAYVPGDVTLWPGLSGGEVIDLLMRERGPAARARRAELIERFGLDPRTKVRAYSKGNRQKVALIAAFASDTELMVLDEPTSGLDPLVEQVFREVVREQRGVRTVLLSSHVLTEVEELCDRVTIIRAGRTVDTGSLAELRHLARTCVEAEVSGPPAALADLPGVHDLRADGDVVRFEVDAAALGPALRQLDGLGVRRLVSRPPTLEQLFLRHYDEAVAR from the coding sequence ATGACGGCTCCGATCGAGATACGCGGACTGGTCAAGGCGTTCGGCCGCACCACCGCGCTGGACGGGCTCGACCTCACTGTGACCGCCGGCGAGGTGCACGGCTTCCTCGGGCCGAACGGCGCGGGGAAGAGCACCACGCTCCGGATCCTGCTCGGCCTGCTGCGCGCGGACGCGGGCACCGCCAGGCTGTTCGGCGGCGACCCGTGGCGCGACGCGACCGAGCTGCACTCCAGGCTGGCTTACGTGCCCGGGGACGTGACGCTGTGGCCGGGTTTGTCCGGCGGTGAGGTCATCGACCTCCTGATGCGGGAGCGCGGCCCGGCCGCACGCGCGCGCCGGGCGGAGCTGATCGAACGCTTCGGCCTGGACCCGCGGACCAAGGTGCGCGCCTACTCCAAGGGCAACCGGCAGAAGGTGGCGCTGATCGCCGCGTTCGCCTCGGACACCGAGCTGATGGTCCTCGACGAACCCACCTCGGGCCTGGACCCGTTGGTGGAGCAGGTCTTCCGGGAGGTCGTGCGCGAACAGCGCGGCGTCCGGACGGTGCTGCTGTCCAGCCACGTCCTGACCGAGGTCGAGGAGCTGTGCGACCGGGTCACCATCATCCGCGCCGGGCGCACGGTCGACACCGGGAGCCTCGCCGAGCTGAGGCACCTGGCCCGCACCTGCGTCGAAGCCGAGGTCTCCGGGCCGCCCGCCGCGCTCGCCGACCTGCCCGGTGTGCACGACCTGCGGGCCGACGGCGACGTGGTGCGCTTCGAGGTCGACGCGGCCGCGCTCGGCCCGGCGTTGCGACAGCTCGACGGCCTCGGCGTCCGCCGCCTCGTCAGCCGGCCACCGACATTGGAGCAGCTGTTCCTGCGCCACTACGACGAGGCGGTGGCGCGGTGA
- a CDS encoding TetR/AcrR family transcriptional regulator — protein MTEPEDLTARARIRDAALRHFGEHGFDRATIRGIAETAGVSSGLVRHHFGSKEALRDACDAHLAKALGKINDQVRADSSPGDVNYVAVAGAVFGPYRSYVLRALTEGRAAPVFDELVRLGAQWLAEADEKRSDAPEVSREARATVGAAMALSVAVLHEHVSRGLGVEVFSPEGADLLARALLDIYSHPYLSPEEAAEMRDRLPQGGK, from the coding sequence ATGACCGAACCCGAGGACCTCACCGCTCGTGCGCGGATCCGGGATGCCGCGCTGCGGCACTTCGGCGAGCACGGCTTCGACCGGGCGACGATCCGCGGGATCGCCGAGACGGCCGGGGTGTCGTCGGGCTTGGTGCGTCACCACTTCGGCTCCAAGGAAGCGCTGCGCGACGCCTGCGACGCGCACCTGGCCAAGGCGCTCGGCAAGATCAACGACCAGGTCAGGGCCGACAGCAGCCCGGGCGACGTCAACTACGTCGCGGTCGCCGGAGCGGTCTTCGGGCCCTACCGCAGCTACGTCCTGCGCGCCCTGACCGAGGGCCGTGCGGCGCCGGTGTTCGACGAGCTGGTGCGGCTCGGGGCGCAGTGGCTGGCCGAAGCCGACGAAAAGCGTTCCGATGCACCGGAAGTGTCGCGCGAGGCCAGGGCGACGGTGGGCGCTGCGATGGCGCTGTCCGTCGCGGTGCTCCACGAGCACGTGTCGCGCGGGCTCGGCGTCGAGGTGTTCAGCCCGGAGGGCGCCGACTTGCTGGCCCGCGCCCTGCTCGACATCTACTCCCACCCATACCTCAGCCCGGAGGAAGCGGCCGAGATGCGAGACCGCTTGCCGCAGGGCGGAAAGTGA
- a CDS encoding amidase — protein sequence MTELTHLDAVTALRAFRGLELSPVELLDALIARIERANGDRQTGVNAFTETLFDEARAEAKLAESAYLRAARAQEPTAPLLGIPVAAKERHSLAGRRIEQGLAAHAGRVAEVDHPVIERIQRAGGIVHARTTTPEFSCATVTHSAMWGVTRNPWNLDATPGGSSGGAGAALAAGMTTLATASDIAGSTRVPAAFTGTVGYKAPYGRIPGLPPLSADWYRGDGPMGRTVADTALLASVMSGRHPVDHTSWGPEGVPIVLPEDPVDALRGIRIGFSPDLGAFPVEPEVEAATADVVARLEKAGAVVVPVDLPWTGEQVVRTIFAHFGQILAPAMTREAGAVTELAPYAQRFIADARRAAERDDLVNSFVLDAAMQRELAAAMAGVDVLLCPTNAVTALTADDNYLDGIDIAGHHREHYWAAHLTSPFNVANRCPVLAVPSGTASNGVPTGVQVVGHPFDEGAVFRVGAGIEALVPRKPWPDLVG from the coding sequence GTGACGGAGCTGACCCACCTCGACGCGGTCACCGCGCTGCGGGCCTTCCGCGGCCTGGAGCTCTCACCGGTGGAACTGCTGGACGCCCTCATAGCCCGGATCGAACGGGCCAACGGCGACCGGCAAACCGGTGTCAACGCCTTCACCGAGACGCTGTTCGACGAGGCGCGCGCCGAAGCGAAGCTCGCGGAATCGGCCTACCTCCGCGCGGCTCGCGCCCAGGAACCCACCGCACCGCTGCTCGGAATTCCGGTGGCGGCCAAGGAACGGCACAGCCTCGCCGGACGACGGATCGAGCAGGGGCTGGCCGCGCACGCCGGACGCGTGGCCGAGGTGGACCACCCGGTGATCGAGCGCATCCAGCGCGCGGGCGGGATCGTGCATGCGCGCACGACCACACCGGAGTTCAGCTGCGCGACGGTGACGCACAGCGCGATGTGGGGCGTGACCCGCAACCCGTGGAACCTGGACGCCACGCCGGGCGGCTCCTCCGGCGGCGCGGGCGCCGCCCTGGCCGCGGGCATGACGACGCTGGCGACCGCATCCGACATCGCCGGTTCGACGCGAGTGCCCGCGGCGTTCACCGGGACCGTCGGTTACAAGGCGCCGTACGGCCGGATACCGGGTCTCCCGCCGCTGAGCGCCGACTGGTACCGAGGGGACGGGCCGATGGGGCGCACGGTGGCCGACACCGCTCTGCTCGCTTCGGTGATGTCGGGACGGCATCCCGTCGACCACACCTCGTGGGGCCCGGAGGGCGTGCCGATCGTGCTGCCGGAAGACCCGGTCGACGCGTTGCGCGGCATCCGGATCGGATTCTCCCCGGATCTGGGCGCTTTCCCGGTCGAACCAGAGGTCGAAGCGGCCACCGCGGATGTCGTCGCCCGGCTGGAGAAGGCCGGTGCCGTCGTCGTGCCCGTCGACCTGCCGTGGACCGGCGAGCAGGTGGTGCGCACGATCTTCGCCCACTTCGGCCAGATCCTGGCTCCGGCCATGACCCGGGAAGCGGGCGCGGTGACGGAGCTGGCGCCGTACGCCCAGCGCTTCATCGCCGATGCCCGCCGCGCGGCCGAGCGCGACGATCTCGTCAACTCCTTCGTCCTCGACGCCGCCATGCAGCGCGAACTGGCCGCCGCGATGGCCGGCGTGGACGTGCTGCTGTGCCCGACCAACGCGGTCACCGCCCTGACGGCCGACGACAACTACCTCGACGGCATCGACATCGCCGGACATCACCGGGAGCACTACTGGGCGGCGCACCTGACCAGTCCGTTCAACGTCGCCAACCGGTGCCCGGTGCTGGCGGTGCCCAGCGGCACGGCGAGCAACGGAGTCCCGACCGGAGTCCAGGTCGTGGGCCACCCGTTCGACGAAGGAGCGGTGTTCCGGGTGGGGGCGGGGATCGAAGCCCTCGTGCCGCGAAAGCCGTGGCCGGACCTGGTTGGTTGA